In Streptobacillus canis, a genomic segment contains:
- a CDS encoding translocation/assembly module TamB domain-containing protein: MNYKGLKRSLSVMLPLSLLVVGAKSYVNTDMFESHLKSLLNNVFKIKVDYSDLKLNGLSEVEIKDLRLQTQDGIEVIAVDLAKAKINLFTPTRISDVELIRGKVLLERNDNKINLENILPEQKKTDYRRLSSINNLVFKDVTLTFRDNTFSRPIEKIIKDVDGYLINSLQTSLDLEAVGTTDGNNIKDGEQIKINIKLDSNQDKNVFDLFSNKAYEEQKKEKIKFNFDFRNVDVTKDLFQYVPIENIVSVQKGKVNGLLEIAENDDKKLEFYGKLDIKEADVKYSDYKDIIRNANSTVRFNKYDIDLNGNAKVDDGNLDLGIKFNVDNNKLNVKAKVDDVYYSTLKKYSLIEKMNIDGKSDKVFGDIDLEIALKDKEFDIEKFDGKVKTKYLNAFGSDFTNVDLNFKLKEKNIINIDAKNLNLSKKIDDEIELDELINADFDLNVKNITGKGKFDIQNRSKFINLNKINGDVEVKENKDVVVNFNENNISGKLAYDNKNEQVKVSTKAKASINVKYKGNDLDIKANVNNLTYSLEKKDFVGGNADVFAKSNDRKYFNDLDVKLDVKNGVYNINANARTDEGNVSINSHSCKALNHAYTLHGHNFDLIAYMKKLGIKNLDDVEGQRQNFIANILAKNLKNALMLSLDVNNPINIKYKENKLGIKPKLKNVIYDFKARTVTSGDIDLGVNGDGSIFDNVHANVNIGKNGYKVNSIVSIKDGKLSISGNTTKDFLHSYNITGEKVDILEIGKGLGYVNKDIEETMPLDFTTKVNGGFDNLTGDIHITSPYGGYIAEYENLVLDGKINNLKEFDMDLDLNMDELWIKYQRFLDVKSKVKIRKEDIEVEEFGNDKLKVKGTYNLNSREVDLKSNLNAYNIYSTFGPDIDLLVNNLNFNVNGPIDDLNGNISVEKSPVLLNKKQISDFVMNGNIVNNKVNLNEMKVRDYNISGYYDIREKNYDINVALKEDNIQELIDINDLKLNVNSNLNLKGTFENTDITGRLDIDNLSYKEYKIPKIYLDLNHKNTDIFNVTKTGILDINSFEIKDGNNKEVFKFNDSFDLANLNIDYNINNKEIDLEKITILNPETYKGKLILDLILRHNQAETFGSLNVKSDNLALNNLKVTDVNLDVQGNDKGINISEAYLEYENNPFLLDGYASYPLNDYNFNLLANDFNLKFLEISDKIKESSGIANLNLYLKKNLVQGNINIDNFSLKTTDDIANLNRINADIDLKNKTITLNGLSGNANGGNFSILGKLDLPEIADDFVTSKKLKMGPIEVNTKMDNVNLKYAGNNLRVTSDVKIENNKIFGNVILNDGNIVNIAPFINNNTQSSKTKLTNVNDYFTELKNQIIKNVINQHILDVSLETEKDININIPSVAGVVKDIKGSAFGNARVAFDRSNLSVYSDLSVNKGEFVLNGHKFKVEEAVVKFPGSLDPSIDFKAYTNVGGDNIQVKITGTLNNKVIELSSEQGKDTNEILGIIAFDEEGGVIDIEKIKASNIVGKAFSSALNNLLFSAFTNKVSSTLGINDFKIKANFDAKNSLEFTDIINNTTTTFYINDQFFDISNLYWNAELTVPFDLKIDSIKNKLKYNLWLNYFLKKGISTTAGIKSPIDVSTSKTGNATFYTGLQYDNRYGTFVDIVDDLSTLFKKRQVLQNKEKIEKEVDVNMNK, encoded by the coding sequence ATGAATTACAAAGGATTAAAAAGAAGTTTATCTGTAATGTTACCACTATCTTTACTTGTAGTTGGTGCAAAAAGTTATGTTAATACAGATATGTTTGAGTCACATTTAAAATCCTTATTAAATAATGTATTTAAAATAAAAGTAGATTATTCAGACTTAAAATTAAATGGTTTATCTGAAGTTGAAATAAAAGATTTAAGACTTCAAACTCAAGATGGTATAGAAGTAATAGCAGTTGATTTAGCAAAAGCTAAAATTAACCTATTTACACCTACTAGAATATCAGACGTAGAATTAATTAGGGGTAAAGTATTACTTGAAAGAAATGATAATAAGATAAATCTTGAAAATATTTTACCAGAACAAAAGAAAACAGATTATAGAAGATTATCTTCAATTAATAATCTTGTATTCAAAGATGTTACACTTACATTTAGAGATAATACTTTTAGTAGACCTATAGAAAAAATAATTAAGGATGTAGACGGGTATTTAATTAATAGCTTACAAACATCACTTGATTTAGAAGCAGTAGGTACTACTGATGGAAATAACATTAAAGATGGAGAACAAATAAAAATAAATATTAAACTAGATTCAAATCAAGATAAAAATGTTTTTGATTTATTCTCTAATAAAGCTTATGAAGAACAAAAGAAAGAAAAAATAAAGTTCAATTTTGACTTTAGAAATGTTGATGTGACTAAAGACCTTTTCCAATATGTGCCTATAGAAAATATTGTTTCAGTACAAAAAGGAAAGGTTAATGGTTTACTTGAAATAGCTGAAAATGATGATAAAAAACTTGAATTTTATGGAAAATTAGATATTAAAGAAGCTGATGTTAAATATTCAGACTATAAAGATATAATTAGAAATGCAAATAGTACTGTAAGATTTAATAAATATGATATAGATCTTAATGGAAATGCAAAAGTAGATGATGGAAATCTTGATTTGGGTATTAAATTTAATGTAGATAATAATAAGCTAAATGTAAAAGCAAAAGTAGATGATGTATATTATTCTACTTTAAAGAAATATTCATTAATAGAAAAAATGAATATAGATGGTAAATCAGATAAAGTATTTGGAGATATAGATTTAGAAATAGCTTTAAAAGATAAAGAATTTGATATTGAAAAATTTGATGGTAAGGTTAAAACTAAATACTTAAATGCTTTTGGTAGTGATTTTACTAATGTAGATTTAAACTTTAAATTAAAAGAAAAGAATATAATAAATATTGATGCTAAAAATTTAAATTTAAGCAAAAAAATAGATGATGAGATAGAACTTGATGAATTAATAAATGCAGATTTTGATTTAAATGTAAAAAATATTACAGGTAAAGGTAAATTTGATATACAAAATAGAAGTAAATTTATTAACCTGAATAAAATAAATGGGGATGTTGAAGTTAAGGAAAACAAAGATGTAGTGGTTAACTTTAATGAGAATAATATATCAGGAAAACTTGCATATGATAATAAAAATGAGCAAGTAAAGGTATCAACTAAGGCTAAAGCATCAATTAATGTTAAATATAAAGGTAATGACCTTGATATTAAAGCAAATGTAAATAATCTAACTTATTCACTTGAGAAAAAAGATTTTGTGGGTGGAAATGCAGATGTATTTGCAAAATCTAATGATAGAAAATATTTTAATGATTTAGATGTAAAATTAGATGTTAAAAATGGTGTATATAATATTAATGCTAATGCAAGAACTGATGAAGGTAATGTAAGTATTAACAGTCATAGTTGTAAAGCATTAAATCATGCATATACTTTGCATGGACATAATTTTGATTTAATAGCATATATGAAAAAATTAGGAATAAAAAATCTAGATGATGTAGAGGGACAAAGACAAAATTTCATAGCCAATATATTAGCTAAAAATCTTAAAAATGCTCTGATGTTATCATTAGATGTAAATAATCCAATTAATATTAAATATAAAGAGAATAAATTAGGTATAAAACCTAAACTTAAAAATGTAATATATGATTTTAAAGCAAGAACTGTAACATCAGGAGATATAGACTTAGGTGTTAATGGTGATGGAAGTATATTTGATAATGTACATGCTAATGTAAATATTGGTAAAAATGGATATAAAGTAAATTCTATAGTTAGTATAAAAGATGGTAAGTTATCTATATCTGGAAATACTACAAAAGATTTCTTACATTCATATAACATAACAGGAGAAAAGGTTGATATATTAGAAATTGGAAAAGGTTTAGGATATGTCAATAAAGATATAGAAGAAACTATGCCACTTGACTTTACTACTAAAGTTAATGGAGGTTTTGATAATTTAACAGGGGATATTCATATTACAAGTCCTTATGGTGGATATATAGCTGAATATGAAAACCTAGTTTTAGATGGTAAGATTAATAATCTAAAAGAATTTGATATGGATTTAGATTTAAATATGGATGAATTATGGATTAAATATCAAAGATTCTTAGATGTTAAATCTAAAGTTAAAATTAGAAAAGAAGATATAGAAGTTGAAGAATTTGGTAATGATAAACTTAAAGTTAAAGGTACATATAACCTAAATAGTAGAGAGGTTGATTTAAAATCTAACTTAAATGCATATAATATCTACTCAACTTTTGGACCTGATATAGATTTATTAGTTAATAACTTAAACTTTAATGTTAATGGGCCTATAGATGATTTAAATGGTAATATTTCTGTTGAAAAATCACCGGTATTATTAAATAAAAAGCAAATATCTGATTTTGTAATGAATGGTAATATAGTAAATAACAAAGTTAACTTAAATGAGATGAAAGTTAGAGACTATAACATAAGTGGATATTATGATATTAGAGAGAAAAACTATGATATTAATGTAGCTCTTAAAGAAGATAATATTCAAGAGCTAATAGATATTAATGATTTAAAACTTAATGTAAATTCTAATCTAAATCTTAAGGGAACATTTGAAAATACAGATATTACAGGTAGATTAGATATAGATAATTTAAGCTATAAAGAATACAAAATACCTAAGATATATTTAGATTTAAATCATAAAAATACAGATATATTTAATGTAACTAAGACAGGTATATTAGATATTAACAGTTTTGAAATAAAAGACGGTAATAACAAAGAAGTATTTAAGTTTAATGATAGTTTTGATCTAGCTAACTTAAATATAGACTATAACATAAATAATAAAGAAATAGATTTAGAAAAGATAACTATATTAAATCCTGAAACATATAAAGGTAAATTAATCCTTGATTTAATACTAAGACATAATCAAGCAGAAACATTTGGATCTTTAAATGTTAAGAGTGATAATTTAGCATTAAATAATTTAAAAGTAACAGATGTTAATTTAGATGTGCAAGGAAATGATAAAGGTATAAATATTTCTGAGGCATACTTAGAATATGAAAATAATCCATTCCTATTAGATGGATATGCTTCATATCCATTAAATGACTATAATTTCAATCTATTAGCTAATGATTTTAACTTAAAATTCTTAGAAATTAGTGATAAAATTAAAGAGTCTAGCGGTATAGCTAATTTAAATCTATACTTGAAGAAAAATTTAGTACAAGGTAATATTAATATAGATAATTTCTCACTTAAAACTACAGATGATATTGCTAACTTAAATAGAATAAATGCAGATATAGATCTTAAGAATAAGACTATTACATTAAATGGTTTAAGTGGTAATGCAAATGGTGGAAACTTCAGTATTTTAGGTAAGTTAGATTTACCAGAAATTGCTGATGATTTCGTAACATCTAAGAAACTTAAGATGGGACCTATAGAAGTAAATACTAAGATGGATAATGTAAATCTTAAATATGCAGGAAATAATTTAAGAGTTACAAGTGATGTTAAGATAGAAAATAATAAGATATTTGGTAATGTAATATTAAACGATGGAAATATTGTAAATATAGCTCCATTTATTAATAACAATACACAAAGCTCTAAGACTAAGTTAACTAATGTTAATGACTACTTCACAGAACTTAAGAATCAAATAATAAAAAATGTAATTAATCAACACATCTTAGATGTGTCACTTGAAACTGAAAAAGATATTAATATCAATATTCCATCAGTAGCAGGGGTAGTTAAAGACATTAAAGGAAGTGCTTTTGGAAATGCTAGAGTTGCATTTGATAGATCTAATTTATCAGTATACTCTGATTTAAGTGTAAACAAAGGAGAATTTGTATTAAATGGGCATAAATTTAAAGTTGAAGAAGCTGTTGTTAAGTTCCCAGGAAGCTTAGATCCTAGTATAGACTTTAAAGCATATACTAATGTTGGTGGAGATAATATACAAGTTAAAATAACAGGAACACTTAATAATAAAGTTATTGAACTTAGTTCAGAGCAAGGGAAAGATACTAATGAAATATTAGGAATTATTGCTTTTGATGAAGAAGGTGGAGTAATAGATATTGAAAAGATTAAAGCTTCTAATATAGTTGGTAAAGCATTCTCATCAGCTTTAAATAACTTATTATTCTCAGCATTTACGAATAAAGTAAGTTCAACTTTAGGAATTAATGATTTTAAGATTAAAGCTAACTTTGATGCTAAAAATAGTTTAGAATTTACTGATATAATAAACAATACGACTACAACTTTCTATATCAATGACCAATTCTTTGATATTAGTAATCTTTATTGGAATGCTGAACTTACAGTTCCATTTGATTTAAAAATAGATAGTATTAAGAATAAACTTAAATATAATCTATGGTTAAATTACTTCTTGAAAAAAGGAATATCTACTACAGCAGGTATTAAGAGTCCTATAGATGTTTCTACAAGTAAGACAGGAAATGCAACGTTCTATACAGGGTTACAATATGATAATAGATATGGAACATTTGTGGATATTGTTGATGATTTATCTACTTTATTTAAGAAAAGACAAGTACTTCAGAATAAAGAAAAAATAGAAAAAGAAGTTGATGTAAATATGAATAAGTAG
- a CDS encoding BamA/OMP85 family outer membrane protein gives MKNKILISLLSLGTVLMAAPKINNIEISNLKNLPEEMVRELLPVKEGTEYTNKQLSDIYLALVRTGFIQNVNVYPTEEGENVNLKIVVDEVPNADKILQNMKEIEELKKKTEFKIGQITVKGTEQNIQPLIDKTGLKKGEYFTPYDAKLLENLILSSGYFGATEIKVYRTADEKVIDVEVNVLENPVIKSVNIKGSSILSEEQLKEISGLKVGEVLNGRLLTLEESPIIRAYSENGFLWVGFKDVTVTNDGDVTIELLEGKIKDVVYEKKGSAKENERISEKDYALKTQPHIFERNTYVKKGEILNQQALEVTLRELFRTGLFASLSHEIIKDSENPEDLTLKIIATERPTTGISANISYSTEDSLSGSLKLEDTNFLGSEQTFSLVGEAGVKGNYNFSFNFKDPWIKGTDRLLAGGSVYFKKTSVKPRDLEGYQKGQEQQIIDKNLIQPTDKQFVFGINGQIGKGLTKDLYLTVSPRLLNVYSKNKGSNVNTRVYQDYTLLALGADLIYDSRDDRNTPKKGLYADLFIEGGYIVRDKSLVLEKGQNGTYSFKQENGAYVTQKPRAYFTTSADLRAYHPVYKDKNSMAYRLLGSYSHANTPSGQLTTVGDGITLRGLQTPIAGNQYAVTFTAENRTYINDYLQAVIFYDAGIAQNAVNPNTGKLKFMNNIGLGARVNTPIGVVRLDYAWDLERKPGTNKSKGKFNFGFGQTF, from the coding sequence ATGAAAAATAAAATATTAATTTCGTTATTATCTCTTGGTACAGTTTTAATGGCAGCACCAAAAATTAATAATATAGAAATTAGCAATTTAAAAAATTTACCTGAAGAAATGGTAAGAGAGTTATTACCAGTTAAAGAAGGTACAGAATATACAAATAAACAATTAAGCGATATTTATTTAGCATTAGTAAGAACAGGATTCATACAAAACGTTAACGTTTATCCAACAGAAGAAGGAGAAAATGTTAATTTAAAAATAGTTGTTGATGAAGTTCCAAATGCTGATAAAATACTTCAAAACATGAAAGAAATTGAAGAATTAAAGAAAAAAACAGAATTTAAAATAGGACAAATTACAGTTAAAGGTACTGAGCAAAACATTCAACCATTAATTGATAAAACAGGACTTAAAAAAGGTGAATACTTCACTCCATATGATGCTAAATTATTAGAAAATCTAATTTTATCATCTGGATATTTTGGAGCAACAGAAATCAAAGTATATAGAACTGCTGATGAAAAAGTAATAGATGTTGAAGTAAATGTTTTAGAAAATCCAGTAATTAAATCTGTTAACATTAAAGGTTCAAGCATTTTAAGTGAAGAACAATTAAAAGAAATTTCAGGATTAAAAGTAGGAGAAGTATTAAATGGAAGATTACTAACATTAGAAGAATCTCCAATAATTAGAGCTTATTCTGAAAATGGATTCTTATGGGTAGGATTTAAAGATGTAACAGTAACTAACGATGGAGATGTTACTATAGAATTACTTGAAGGTAAAATTAAAGATGTAGTTTATGAGAAAAAAGGTAGTGCAAAAGAAAATGAAAGAATTAGTGAAAAAGATTATGCATTAAAAACTCAACCTCATATCTTTGAAAGAAATACTTATGTTAAAAAAGGTGAAATTTTAAATCAACAAGCTCTTGAAGTTACTTTAAGAGAGTTATTTAGAACAGGATTATTTGCATCACTTTCACATGAAATAATTAAAGATTCTGAAAATCCTGAAGATTTAACTTTAAAAATTATAGCTACTGAAAGACCTACAACAGGAATAAGTGCTAATATCTCTTATTCAACTGAAGATAGTTTATCAGGATCATTAAAATTAGAAGATACAAACTTCTTAGGAAGCGAACAAACATTCTCACTAGTTGGAGAAGCTGGGGTAAAAGGAAACTATAACTTCTCATTCAACTTTAAAGATCCATGGATAAAAGGAACTGATAGATTACTTGCAGGAGGTTCAGTATACTTCAAGAAAACATCAGTTAAACCAAGAGACTTAGAAGGATATCAAAAAGGTCAAGAACAACAAATTATTGATAAAAACCTAATACAACCTACAGATAAACAATTTGTATTTGGTATCAACGGACAAATAGGTAAAGGATTAACTAAAGATCTTTACTTAACAGTTTCACCAAGATTATTAAATGTATATTCTAAAAATAAAGGAAGCAATGTAAATACTAGAGTATATCAAGATTATACATTACTTGCATTAGGTGCAGACTTAATCTACGATAGTAGAGATGATAGAAACACTCCTAAGAAAGGTCTATATGCTGACTTATTCATAGAAGGTGGATACATAGTTAGAGATAAATCATTAGTTCTTGAGAAAGGACAAAATGGTACTTACTCATTTAAACAAGAAAATGGAGCTTATGTTACTCAAAAACCAAGAGCTTACTTTACTACATCAGCTGATTTAAGAGCATATCATCCAGTGTATAAAGATAAAAACTCTATGGCATATAGATTACTTGGAAGCTATTCACATGCTAATACTCCGTCAGGACAATTAACTACTGTAGGAGATGGAATTACATTAAGAGGATTACAAACTCCAATAGCAGGCAACCAATATGCAGTAACATTTACAGCAGAAAATAGAACATACATCAATGATTATTTACAAGCAGTAATATTCTATGATGCAGGTATAGCTCAAAATGCGGTTAATCCAAATACAGGTAAACTTAAATTCATGAATAATATAGGGCTAGGGGCAAGAGTAAATACTCCTATAGGTGTAGTTAGACTTGACTATGCATGGGATTTAGAAAGAAAACCAGGAACAAATAAATCTAAAGGTAAATTTAATTTTGGATTTGGACAAACATTCTAG
- a CDS encoding STAS domain-containing protein, with protein MKKCKGDIMDTFLFTEINKEYIFKICGKATMKNSKIFSDFVDEKMKDAEGISFEMSETIYMDSTFLGLVAKYAIDIKMSKGKSLVILNPSEEAYMFLKQTGIVKFVEVITKEDIDINAKEISGTDFSNMNEKSKYILEMHEVLMGLNEENEKVFKPVVDAMKKVIE; from the coding sequence TTGAAGAAATGTAAGGGTGATATTATGGATACTTTCTTATTTACAGAGATAAATAAAGAATATATTTTTAAAATATGTGGTAAAGCAACTATGAAGAATTCTAAAATATTTTCAGATTTTGTAGATGAAAAAATGAAAGATGCTGAAGGTATTTCTTTTGAAATGTCTGAAACAATATATATGGATTCAACATTTCTAGGTTTAGTTGCCAAATATGCTATAGATATTAAAATGTCTAAAGGTAAGAGTTTAGTAATATTAAATCCTAGCGAAGAAGCATATATGTTTTTAAAACAAACAGGTATAGTTAAGTTTGTAGAAGTAATAACAAAAGAAGATATAGATATTAATGCTAAAGAAATATCTGGAACAGATTTTTCAAATATGAATGAAAAATCTAAATATATTTTAGAAATGCATGAAGTATTAATGGGATTAAATGAAGAGAATGAAAAAGTATTTAAACCTGTAGTCGATGCAATGAAAAAGGTGATTGAATAA
- a CDS encoding Hsp33 family molecular chaperone HslO encodes MLLRGISKSVKFMIMDSTDLVKEVIKRTNLDMLYSKDVSKLTTMGAILAQNIKSGNTKMSLSLKGEGALKSFIAKSTINSNIAIKVDIDEEKHIELLNAINTNNQEEIKRLYDLTGAKLQVMVDYGLKNPYSSVFLVKENLLELSLNEYYEKSEQTKTILICSTKYDENLNVEKASGLMIQLLPDGDENVLYWLANKLERLLNVTDMLKNNFSLERIAHLIFENDEEIFANESLYKGLPYDKLPMIENIEILSKDEIKYECDCNRDYMHRALKISLSKNDIDEIIKEDGFIEIECSFCGEKYRFEEM; translated from the coding sequence ATGTTATTAAGAGGAATAAGCAAAAGTGTTAAATTTATGATAATGGATAGTACAGATTTAGTAAAAGAAGTAATCAAGAGAACAAATCTTGATATGCTTTATTCAAAAGATGTTTCTAAATTAACTACTATGGGTGCAATACTTGCTCAAAATATTAAATCAGGTAATACTAAAATGTCACTTTCATTAAAAGGTGAAGGGGCACTTAAAAGCTTCATAGCTAAATCTACTATTAATTCAAATATTGCAATAAAAGTAGATATAGATGAAGAAAAACACATAGAATTATTAAATGCAATAAATACTAACAATCAAGAAGAAATAAAAAGATTATATGATCTTACAGGAGCTAAATTACAAGTAATGGTAGATTATGGATTAAAAAATCCATATTCATCAGTATTTTTAGTTAAAGAAAACTTATTAGAATTATCCTTAAATGAATATTATGAAAAATCAGAGCAAACTAAAACTATTTTAATTTGTTCTACTAAATATGATGAAAATCTAAATGTTGAAAAAGCATCAGGATTAATGATACAATTATTACCTGATGGAGATGAAAATGTACTATATTGGTTAGCAAATAAACTAGAGAGATTATTAAATGTAACAGATATGTTAAAAAATAATTTTAGTTTAGAAAGAATTGCTCACTTAATTTTTGAAAATGATGAAGAAATATTTGCAAATGAAAGTCTATATAAAGGTTTACCTTATGATAAATTACCTATGATAGAAAATATAGAAATATTAAGTAAGGATGAAATAAAATATGAATGTGATTGTAATAGAGATTACATGCATAGAGCATTAAAGATTTCATTATCTAAAAATGATATAGATGAAATTATAAAAGAAGATGGATTTATAGAAATAGAATGTAGTTTTTGTGGAGAAAAATATAGATTTGAAGAAATGTAA
- the rsmG gene encoding 16S rRNA (guanine(527)-N(7))-methyltransferase RsmG, whose amino-acid sequence MKEHFINLLKLSDIPMSDDILDKLMIYLEMLIEKNKVMNLTAIRDEKDMIEKHFIDALLLTKVIKEDEKKLIDLGTGAGFPGLVLAIYYPEKNFLLVDSVKKKVAFLVEVIEALNLKNVKTSSERAEEIVKKYREKFDTALCRGVANLRIILEYMIPFVKSGGRFLPQKLNLNEVEESSNALKVLNSTIEQIHKFNLPLCQDERIILEIKKNNKTSLEYPRAVGVPSKKPL is encoded by the coding sequence ATGAAAGAACATTTTATTAATCTCTTAAAATTATCAGATATACCAATGTCTGATGATATACTTGATAAATTAATGATATATCTTGAAATGCTTATAGAAAAAAATAAGGTGATGAATCTTACAGCTATAAGAGATGAAAAGGATATGATAGAAAAGCATTTTATAGATGCCCTATTACTTACTAAAGTAATAAAAGAAGATGAAAAGAAATTAATAGACTTAGGAACAGGTGCTGGATTTCCAGGACTTGTTCTTGCTATATATTATCCAGAAAAAAATTTCTTACTTGTTGATTCAGTAAAGAAAAAAGTTGCATTCTTAGTTGAGGTTATAGAAGCTTTAAATCTTAAGAATGTTAAAACTAGTAGTGAAAGAGCTGAAGAGATAGTTAAGAAATATAGAGAAAAATTTGATACGGCACTTTGTAGAGGTGTTGCAAACTTAAGAATAATACTTGAATATATGATACCATTTGTTAAAAGTGGTGGAAGATTCCTACCTCAAAAACTTAATTTAAATGAAGTAGAAGAATCTAGTAATGCTCTTAAAGTTTTAAACTCAACTATAGAACAAATACATAAATTTAATTTGCCATTATGTCAAGATGAGAGAATCATACTTGAAATAAAGAAGAATAACAAAACAAGCCTGGAATATCCAAGAGCAGTAGGAGTACCAAGTAAAAAACCGTTATAA
- a CDS encoding zinc metalloprotease, whose amino-acid sequence MRIKRDKTNLIIFVLLSIAYLASIVYFKIDERIQFFIAFIIVNTVRKAFKARSAFKAGDVTMMFEGKMGFNPIDHISLLDLVIIGALILFRSPIIFGQGKNLEIKYRLFKDQRKGMLKVGLASLFSTVLVMIVTGVLFKFNYLFIPYITNQWTLNIYANLIILFRTTYLVAASILLFNLLPLPGFDMFDIVYSYADDDLRIMLYNMNRFSPVFLIILLYIILNTNIFSAIIFDLFRLIQ is encoded by the coding sequence ATGAGAATAAAAAGAGATAAAACAAATTTAATAATATTTGTATTATTAAGTATTGCTTACCTTGCATCTATAGTTTATTTTAAAATAGATGAAAGAATACAATTTTTTATAGCTTTTATTATAGTTAATACTGTAAGAAAAGCTTTTAAAGCAAGAAGTGCTTTTAAAGCAGGTGATGTGACTATGATGTTTGAAGGAAAGATGGGATTTAATCCTATAGATCATATTAGTCTTCTTGATTTAGTAATAATAGGAGCATTAATATTGTTTAGATCACCTATAATATTTGGCCAAGGTAAAAATTTAGAAATAAAATATAGATTATTTAAAGATCAAAGAAAAGGGATGTTAAAAGTTGGACTTGCTTCACTTTTCTCTACAGTCCTAGTAATGATAGTAACTGGAGTTTTATTTAAGTTTAATTACTTATTTATTCCATATATTACTAATCAATGGACATTAAACATTTATGCTAATTTAATTATATTATTTAGAACAACATATTTAGTAGCAGCATCTATACTATTATTCAACCTATTACCATTACCTGGATTTGATATGTTTGATATAGTTTATTCATATGCTGATGATGATTTAAGAATTATGTTATATAATATGAATAGATTTAGCCCTGTTTTCCTTATTATCTTATTATATATAATATTAAATACTAATATTTTCTCTGCTATTATTTTTGATTTATTTAGGTTAATACAATGA
- a CDS encoding D-alanine--D-alanine ligase, with translation MRIGVIYGGVSTEREVSINTGRQIINNLDKNKYEVVEIEIIEKKDIFKVVDLNLDFAYIALHGEFGESGDVQAVLETAGIKYSGSGILSSAVCMDKDVTKVLVKNAGVRVIDGICVRKEDNTKFSELNLGEKVILKPNRGGSSIGIYFATNQEELEYGLSEIFKLGEEEVVIEEMKSGVEISVPIISGKVYPTLLIEPLKDTFFDYTSKYENGGAKEYVHFFEDELQKEINDFTEKAYKAVKCKGFARIDYIIVDNKAYFLEVNTLPGMTQNSLLPKSTLHMGYSYSETLDLLIQESMKQ, from the coding sequence ATGAGAATAGGTGTAATTTATGGAGGAGTTTCTACTGAAAGAGAAGTTTCAATAAATACAGGAAGACAAATAATAAATAATTTAGATAAAAATAAATATGAAGTTGTTGAAATAGAAATAATAGAAAAAAAAGATATATTTAAAGTAGTAGATTTAAATTTAGATTTTGCATATATAGCATTACATGGTGAATTTGGTGAAAGTGGAGATGTACAGGCTGTACTTGAAACTGCTGGAATAAAATATTCTGGTAGTGGAATACTTTCTAGTGCTGTATGTATGGATAAAGATGTTACTAAAGTTCTAGTCAAAAATGCTGGAGTTAGAGTAATAGATGGAATATGTGTTAGAAAAGAAGATAATACTAAATTTTCTGAATTAAATTTAGGAGAAAAAGTAATACTTAAACCTAATAGAGGTGGTTCAAGTATAGGTATATATTTTGCAACTAATCAAGAAGAACTAGAATATGGATTAAGTGAAATATTTAAATTAGGTGAAGAAGAAGTAGTTATAGAAGAAATGAAATCAGGAGTAGAGATTTCAGTTCCTATAATATCTGGAAAAGTATACCCTACTTTATTAATAGAACCTTTAAAAGATACTTTCTTTGATTATACATCTAAATATGAAAATGGTGGAGCAAAAGAATATGTACATTTCTTTGAAGATGAATTACAAAAAGAAATAAATGACTTTACAGAAAAAGCATACAAGGCAGTTAAGTGTAAAGGATTTGCAAGAATAGACTATATTATCGTTGATAATAAGGCATATTTCTTAGAAGTTAATACTTTACCTGGTATGACTCAAAATTCATTATTACCTAAATCTACATTACATATGGGATATTCATATTCAGAAACTTTAGATTTATTGATACAGGAGTCAATGAAACAATGA